The following are encoded in a window of Primulina eburnea isolate SZY01 chromosome 4, ASM2296580v1, whole genome shotgun sequence genomic DNA:
- the LOC140828901 gene encoding metalloendoproteinase 4-MMP, whose amino-acid sequence MFPVFSYYNNHRTWTCFVFFFLLSLPLFPAMFLPDSISELNADGLTNSSWHGFMRFLDAGKGSRFDGMAELKRYFGRFGYLPFSSGDHNFTDFFDEEFESALVSYQKNLGLSETGRLDYDTMRVIISPRCGVSDVTPAAGGRFKTTRHFAYFYGKPRWARPSPMTLTYAFSPSHMIDYVNSTDVKSAFRIAFSRWSAVIPVNFTEARSYSSADIKIGWYSGDHGDGEAFDGVLGVLAHAFSPENGRFHLDAAERWAVDFTAEKSKVAVDLESVATHEIGHVLGLAHSTVKEAIMYPSLSPRKKKAELREDDVAGIQALYGSNPNYRYDSKLESDISSSWGIGSDIRKRMLKISGVLVGVASLLSLGL is encoded by the coding sequence ATGTTTCCGGTTTTCAGTTATTACAATAATCATCGTACTTGGACCTGCTTTGTTTTCTTCTTCCTTTTATCTCTCCCGCTTTTTCCCGCCATGTTTCTGCCCGATTCAATATCCGAACTGAACGCCGATGGGTTGACAAACAGCTCGTGGCATGGTTTCATGAGATTCCTCGATGCTGGAAAAGGCAGCCGGTTCGACGGCATGGCGGAGCTTAAGCGTTATTTTGGCCGCTTTGGGTACTTGCCTTTTTCGTCCGGAGACCATAATTTCACTGATTTTTTCGATGAGGAGTTCGAATCGGCTTTGGTTTCGTATCAGAAAAATCTGGGTTTATCGGAGACGGGGAGATTGGATTATGATACGATGAGAGTGATCATCTCGCCGAGGTGTGGCGTTAGCGATGTGACTCCCGCCGCCGGCGGAAGGTTCAAAACTACGAGGCACTTCGCTTACTTTTACGGCAAACCGAGGTGGGCTCGACCATCTCCGATGACGTTAACCTACGCTTTCTCACCCTCGCACATGATCGACTACGTGAATTCGACGGACGTGAAGTCGGCTTTCAGGATCGCTTTTTCGAGGTGGTCCGCCGTGATTCCTGTGAATTTCACGGAGGCGAGGAGCTACTCGTCGGCTGACATAAAGATTGGTTGGTACAGCGGCGACCACGGCGACGGGGAAGCGTTCGATGGGGTCTTGGGGGTTTTGGCGCATGCTTTCTCTCCGGAGAACGGGAGGTTTCATCTCGACGCGGCGGAGAGGTGGGCTGTGGACTTCACGGCCGAGAAATCGAAGGTGGCTGTGGACCTGGAATCGGTGGCGACCCATGAGATCGGACATGTGCTGGGGTTGGCTCACTCCACCGTGAAGGAAGCGATTATGTACCCAAGTTTGAGCCCGAGGAAAAAGAAAGCGGAGCTCCGAGAAGATGACGTGGCGGGTATACAGGCCTTATACGGGTCAAACCCGAATTATAGATATGATTCGAAGCTGGAATCTGATATTTCATCAAGTTGGGGGATTGGTTCTGATATTAGGAAAAGAATGTTAAAGATAAGTGGGGTTCTCGTCGGAGTGGCAAGTTTACTTTCTCTGGGATTATGA